The Kineococcus rhizosphaerae genome segment AGCATGACGAGGTCGACGCCGGCACGTTCGAGTTCGCGGACGGTCTCGATCGCGAACGTGCCGTCGATCCACTCGCGGCCGGCGTCACCGGCCCACGGGCCGGTCCAGTCGGGGACGAGGTAGCTGGTGAACCAGCCGACGGTGAAGGGTCGGGGCACAGGGGTCCTCCGTCAGAAGTCGAGCAGGTTGTCGCGGAACCGTTCGTGGTTGTACGCGGTGCGGGTCAGGCCGCGCCGTTGCAGGGCCGGGACGAGGCCCTCGGTGATCCCGCCCACGAAGCGCCGGCCGATGTTGCCGGTGAACAGGAACCCGTCGCCGCCGACGTGGTCCATCGTCTCGCCCATCTGCTCGGCGACCGACTCGGGGGTTCCCACGAAGTGCAGCACCTTGTTCATCGACGCGATCGCCGCCTCCCGGACGGTGTTCCCGTTCTTCAGGAAGCTCGCCAGCGACGACTGGTGGCCGTTGGTGCGCACGTCGAGGTCGGCGATCGGGGTGTCCAGGTCGAAGGCGGCGAAGTCGACCTCGCTCACGGCGGACATGTGCGCCAGGGAGACCTCGATCTTGGTCTCGCTCGGGGTGCGCATCACCTCGGCCTTGGCCTGCGCCTCCTCCAGCGTGTCCCCCAGCACGGGGGTCGTGATGAACATGATCTTGCAGTCGTCCGGGTCGCGGCCGATCGCCACCATGCGGGCCCGCACGTCGTCGCGGTACTCCTTCATCTCGTCCGGGTCCGAGAGCATCGCCAGGACGGTGTCGGCGTTGCGGGCGGCGAAGTCGCGTCCGCGGGGAGAACCCCCGGCCTGGCAGAGGACGGGCCGGCCCTGCGGTGGGCGCATGAGGTTCAGCGGTCCGCGGGTCGCGAAGTGCTTCCCGCGGTGGTCCAGCACGTGGACCTTCTCGTGGTCGACGTAGACCCCGCGGTCCCGGTCCAGGACCAGGGCGTCGGGTTCCCAGCTGTCCCAGAGCCGGGCCACGACCTCGACGAACTCGTCGGCCCGCTCGTAGCGCTCGTCGTGCGGGGGCAGTGCGTCCAGGCCGTGGTTCTGCGCGGCGCGGTCCTCGCTGGAGGTCACGACGTTCCAGCCGATGCGCCCGTGCGAGATGTGGTCGAGCGTGGCGAACCGGCGGGCCAGCAACCACGGCGGGTAGAAGGAGGTAGAAGCGGTGGCGACGATGCCGATGCGCTCGGTGGCGGCGGCCAGCATCGGCGCCAGGGCGACCGGGTCGTGCTTGGGGGCGTAGAGGCCGTGCTTGAGGTCGGCGCGCATCGAGCCCTCGTAGGCGTCGCTCACCATCGAGGAGTCCTCGAGCATGACGTAGTCGAAGCAGGCACGTTCGAGGGCGCGGGTGAACTCGACGTGGGCGTGGCCGCGGGGCCAGTCTCGGCCCTCGGTGCCGGCCCACGGGTGGTTCCAGGGCGGGTTGCTGAAGTTGGTGAACCACCCGAGGTGGAACATCGGCACGGGGACTCCTTCTGTCGTCGGGTCAGGCGGCGAGCTGCGCGCCGCGGAGCCGGAAGGGCTCCTCGGCGTGCAGGCCGCGGTTCCAGGCGGGCACGAGGGCCAGCAGCGAGAGGCAGGCCAGGACGGCGAAGCAGACGACGACCCCCGCGGAACCGGTGATCGCCAGGCCCACCGCGACCGCGACGGTGACGGCGGTGTTGTCGACGGCCACGCGCATG includes the following:
- a CDS encoding NtaA/DmoA family FMN-dependent monooxygenase (This protein belongs to a clade of FMN-dependent monooxygenases, within a broader family of flavin-dependent oxidoreductases, the luciferase-like monooxygenase (LMM) family, some of whose members use coenzyme F420 rather than FMN.) encodes the protein MFHLGWFTNFSNPPWNHPWAGTEGRDWPRGHAHVEFTRALERACFDYVMLEDSSMVSDAYEGSMRADLKHGLYAPKHDPVALAPMLAAATERIGIVATASTSFYPPWLLARRFATLDHISHGRIGWNVVTSSEDRAAQNHGLDALPPHDERYERADEFVEVVARLWDSWEPDALVLDRDRGVYVDHEKVHVLDHRGKHFATRGPLNLMRPPQGRPVLCQAGGSPRGRDFAARNADTVLAMLSDPDEMKEYRDDVRARMVAIGRDPDDCKIMFITTPVLGDTLEEAQAKAEVMRTPSETKIEVSLAHMSAVSEVDFAAFDLDTPIADLDVRTNGHQSSLASFLKNGNTVREAAIASMNKVLHFVGTPESVAEQMGETMDHVGGDGFLFTGNIGRRFVGGITEGLVPALQRRGLTRTAYNHERFRDNLLDF